In Thermodesulfobacteriota bacterium, a single window of DNA contains:
- a CDS encoding S41 family peptidase, which produces MSFKMKKNKKLVLIISMVLVLGFVMSLGWMRRVSAVNKETYEKLKMFTDVLSIVQKNYVEEVDTEKLLHGAINGMLEALDPHSSFMPPDVFKEMKLETRGVFGGLGIEITKKEGTIMVISPIEDTPAFRAGIKAGDYIVKINGKSTKDMGLMDAVKLMRGPAGTQITISILRKGLSEPKDFTITRAVIKIESVKYKALEEGYGYIRIKSFQDKTSNELKDALNKLETAKNGIKGLILDLRNNPGGPFDQALKVSDEFLDSGIITYTEERAKGSRKEYKAHGTKKSRDYPIIVLVNAGSASASEIVAGALQDHERALILGVQTFGKATVQSIYPLEDGSGLRLTIGRYYTPKGRSIQAKGITPDIVVPEKIPSGAGEKMKMRFLREKDLERHFEDTTKEKEREDALDDVKEDKISEDVQLDRALELLKSWYVFKKNVKVSDIR; this is translated from the coding sequence ATGTCCTTTAAGATGAAGAAAAATAAAAAATTAGTGTTAATCATATCCATGGTTTTGGTATTAGGGTTTGTAATGAGTCTTGGGTGGATGCGCAGGGTATCGGCTGTAAATAAGGAAACTTACGAAAAACTCAAGATGTTTACAGATGTTTTGTCTATTGTTCAAAAAAATTATGTAGAAGAAGTCGATACTGAAAAACTACTTCATGGTGCTATAAATGGGATGTTAGAGGCTCTAGATCCCCATTCTTCTTTTATGCCTCCTGATGTATTTAAAGAAATGAAACTGGAAACAAGAGGGGTATTCGGAGGACTAGGAATCGAAATTACCAAGAAAGAAGGCACTATCATGGTTATATCTCCCATAGAGGACACCCCTGCCTTTCGGGCTGGGATAAAAGCAGGGGATTATATTGTCAAAATTAATGGGAAATCCACGAAGGATATGGGTTTAATGGACGCTGTAAAGTTGATGCGTGGACCTGCCGGAACCCAGATAACTATCTCAATACTGCGGAAGGGGCTATCGGAACCGAAGGATTTCACAATAACCCGTGCCGTCATTAAAATCGAAAGCGTGAAATATAAAGCTCTTGAAGAAGGTTATGGGTATATCAGGATTAAAAGTTTTCAAGACAAAACATCAAATGAGCTAAAAGATGCCCTCAATAAATTAGAGACAGCGAAAAACGGCATTAAGGGTTTAATACTGGATTTGAGAAACAACCCTGGAGGTCCATTTGACCAGGCACTTAAGGTTTCTGATGAATTCTTGGATTCTGGCATCATTACCTATACCGAGGAAAGGGCAAAAGGGAGTAGAAAAGAATACAAGGCTCATGGGACTAAAAAATCCCGTGATTACCCAATAATAGTCCTTGTTAATGCCGGTAGTGCCAGTGCGTCAGAGATTGTTGCGGGAGCATTACAGGACCATGAAAGAGCCCTTATTTTAGGTGTTCAAACCTTTGGAAAGGCAACAGTCCAGTCAATATATCCTTTAGAGGATGGTTCCGGTCTTAGATTAACCATTGGCAGATACTATACACCTAAAGGAAGGTCCATTCAAGCAAAGGGTATTACGCCTGACATAGTTGTTCCCGAAAAGATACCTTCAGGGGCTGGAGAAAAGATGAAGATGCGATTCCTCAGAGAGAAGGATCTGGAACGGCATTTTGAGGACACCACAAAGGAGAAAGAAAGAGAAGATGCTTTGGATGATGTAAAAGAAGATAAAATATCTGAAGACGTCCAATTAGATAGGGCATTGGAACTATTAAAGAGCTGGTATGTTTTTAAAAAGAATGTGAAGGTGAGTGATATCCGATAA
- a CDS encoding radical SAM protein translates to MSKEGKDFRIAFVNLKARIPCQFAGSNFTLEHIGIGYLTSVLREHGYEVAIIDAATRDISDNEAIQEILDFSPSIVGFSPTVATMEDAIHISNRLKEADSRIHICLGGHHATFLAKRLLIKESSFDSVVRGEGELTILDMTDRLRLGLSLQGTPGVYFKGKNGSIYENPCRKKITVLDSIPFPARDALKWQLQKGKSPTARVVSSRGCAAECSFCSIPPFERLQKGHLWRARSAENVLDELTYLQKELDVKTVLFAEDNFIGPGKAGEKRIKQIAEGMISRGLELKFRILCTAEALIGCEPLLSLLKEAGLERIIVGIESASPQTLKFFNKKAVLEQYYRIARILAEHNIVLHLGFIMFHPYVTLNDLRINAEFLEKINHACFFQHFSNRMELYPGVEIFNRLEEEGMIISKDEYKRGFLYRYADPGIGNLARSLSPIRKRMVDMDRFFLDTDIWTSRHNRKYLDSTFVREYTELKKEFSSRNLDFFFKSVELVESGWNSETFEGLKNEYLNDTEELGKALRSFIGNIQIS, encoded by the coding sequence ATGAGTAAAGAAGGTAAAGATTTTCGAATAGCATTTGTCAATTTGAAGGCTCGCATACCATGTCAATTTGCTGGATCAAACTTTACTCTGGAGCATATAGGTATTGGCTATCTGACATCGGTGCTACGTGAACATGGATATGAGGTGGCAATCATTGATGCAGCGACGAGAGATATATCGGACAATGAGGCTATTCAGGAAATTCTGGATTTTTCTCCATCCATAGTGGGATTTTCTCCTACTGTCGCAACCATGGAAGATGCTATTCACATAAGCAACCGTTTAAAAGAAGCTGATAGCAGGATTCATATATGTTTGGGAGGACACCACGCTACGTTTTTGGCCAAGCGGCTTTTGATTAAGGAATCGAGTTTCGATTCAGTGGTAAGGGGTGAGGGAGAACTTACCATTCTGGACATGACTGATAGATTACGGTTGGGGTTATCATTACAGGGTACACCAGGTGTTTATTTCAAAGGCAAAAACGGCAGTATCTATGAGAACCCATGCCGCAAGAAGATTACGGTTTTAGACTCAATCCCCTTTCCTGCCCGTGACGCCCTTAAATGGCAGCTTCAAAAAGGGAAATCTCCTACTGCAAGAGTTGTAAGCAGTAGAGGATGTGCAGCAGAGTGTAGTTTCTGCAGTATTCCACCATTTGAAAGACTGCAGAAAGGACATCTCTGGCGGGCACGATCAGCAGAGAATGTACTGGATGAGTTGACATATCTGCAAAAGGAACTCGACGTTAAGACAGTTCTCTTTGCTGAGGATAATTTTATTGGGCCCGGTAAGGCTGGGGAAAAACGGATAAAACAAATAGCAGAAGGTATGATCTCCAGAGGGCTGGAACTTAAGTTTAGAATTCTGTGCACAGCAGAAGCCCTAATCGGGTGTGAACCATTACTTTCCCTTTTGAAAGAAGCTGGTCTAGAACGGATTATTGTGGGGATAGAAAGCGCTTCACCACAAACATTGAAGTTCTTTAACAAAAAGGCTGTTCTAGAACAGTATTATCGCATAGCCAGAATCCTTGCGGAACACAATATCGTTCTCCATCTCGGATTTATTATGTTTCATCCATACGTCACCCTTAATGACCTACGCATAAATGCCGAATTTCTGGAGAAGATCAACCATGCGTGTTTTTTTCAGCACTTCTCAAACCGGATGGAGCTTTATCCTGGTGTGGAAATATTTAATAGGTTGGAAGAAGAAGGCATGATAATCTCCAAGGACGAATATAAAAGGGGTTTTTTGTACCGGTACGCAGATCCTGGCATAGGAAACCTGGCTAGAAGCTTATCACCAATTCGAAAAAGAATGGTGGACATGGATAGGTTTTTTTTAGACACAGATATATGGACTAGCCGCCATAACCGAAAGTATCTTGACAGTACTTTTGTAAGAGAATATACAGAGTTGAAAAAAGAATTTTCTTCAAGAAATCTGGACTTTTTCTTCAAGTCTGTTGAACTTGTGGAGTCTGGGTGGAATTCAGAGACGTTTGAAGGATTGAAGAATGAATACTTAAATGATACAGAGGAATTGGGTAAAGCTCTGAGATCGTTTATTGGCAATATACAAATAAGTTGA